One stretch of Alcaligenes aquatilis DNA includes these proteins:
- a CDS encoding MFS transporter, giving the protein MSTQVDPSRRNAFILSGMQALGGANPALVVALSSLVGQKMASSPDLATLPVGIFNLGLAIGILPAAFLMRRLGRQGGYIIGALLGIGAGLLAAAGIYSLSFVLFCVGTLLAGLYASYVQSYRFAAADDASDTFRPKAISWVMAGGLLGAIIATQTIIHTQDIWPDHPFAAAFLAQAALAALVLPFAFCLRLAPGTRNQQEKIPYTGRPLRVIASNSYFIIAVIAGVASYVLMNFLMTASPLAMVMHGHSLKESTLGIQWHILAMFGPSFFTGNLIKRFGKIPVTFAGVLLLGLASIVALLGMTVPHFWVSLILLGLGWNFGFIGATNMVVDCYRPEERGRVQALNDFIIFTCVALSSFTSGRVLAVYGWYGVNTWTLPISAVVMLALAWLYVKNKRQPYFAT; this is encoded by the coding sequence ATGTCCACGCAAGTCGATCCAAGCCGTCGCAACGCCTTTATTCTTTCTGGAATGCAAGCACTTGGCGGGGCCAATCCGGCATTGGTGGTGGCGCTTAGCAGTCTGGTCGGGCAAAAAATGGCCAGCAGCCCGGACCTGGCAACCTTGCCGGTGGGTATTTTCAACCTGGGGTTGGCCATCGGCATTTTGCCTGCCGCTTTTCTGATGCGCCGTTTAGGACGCCAGGGTGGCTACATCATTGGTGCCTTGCTGGGCATAGGAGCGGGCCTGTTGGCTGCTGCCGGGATTTACAGCCTGTCCTTTGTCCTGTTCTGTGTGGGCACCCTGTTGGCCGGGCTGTATGCCTCTTATGTACAAAGCTATCGCTTTGCCGCTGCGGATGACGCCAGCGATACGTTCCGACCCAAAGCCATTTCCTGGGTTATGGCCGGAGGGCTGTTGGGAGCAATTATCGCTACCCAGACGATTATCCATACTCAGGACATCTGGCCGGATCACCCCTTTGCCGCCGCCTTCCTGGCGCAGGCGGCCTTGGCAGCTCTGGTCTTGCCTTTTGCCTTTTGCCTACGCTTGGCACCAGGCACACGAAATCAGCAAGAGAAGATACCCTACACCGGACGCCCCTTGCGCGTGATTGCCTCCAACAGCTACTTCATTATTGCGGTCATCGCTGGGGTCGCTTCCTACGTCCTAATGAATTTTCTGATGACGGCCTCACCCTTGGCCATGGTCATGCACGGTCATAGCCTGAAAGAATCCACCCTGGGCATTCAGTGGCATATTCTGGCCATGTTTGGCCCGAGCTTCTTTACCGGCAACCTGATCAAGCGCTTTGGCAAGATCCCCGTCACCTTTGCGGGCGTGCTCTTGTTGGGGCTGGCCAGCATTGTGGCGTTGCTGGGCATGACGGTGCCGCACTTCTGGGTCAGCCTGATTTTGCTGGGCCTGGGCTGGAACTTTGGTTTCATCGGTGCCACCAATATGGTGGTGGACTGCTACCGTCCCGAAGAGCGTGGTCGTGTGCAGGCATTGAATGACTTCATCATCTTTACCTGTGTGGCCTTGTCCTCCTTTACCTCGGGTCGTGTGCTGGCCGTCTATGGCTGGTACGGCGTCAATACCTGGACGCTGCCAATTTCGGCAGTGGTCATGCTGGCCCTGGCCTGGCTGTACGTCAAGAACAAGCGTCAGCCCTACTTCGCCACTTAA
- a CDS encoding mechanosensitive ion channel family protein, whose translation MEQDSTFADLLGWQWIEAYLPQDRWVQILAGLAMLTVLVWVVSWLTSSVLSRLVRRLLKVAGKDDWARALVKKRFVRNVGYAVPLLVVSSNLTLLPLAKTLLEVVERVALLGFLVFLIMAIVSLLGAWQEVYANSSKGRTKSIKGYVEVAKIAVWAIGIIVMISIILDQSPVLLLSGLGALSAVLLLVFKDTLLSLVASTQMSTNDMLRIGDWIEMKQAGADGFVIDIALHTVKVQNWDKTVTTIPTYKLFSESYRNWRQMFESGGRRIKRTLSIDASSVRFLTPAEVDSLSRFALLRDYLAEKKEDLERSNQELSRAGMDAVNYRRLTNLGTFRAYCTAYIKRHAEIHQDMIQMVRMMDPTTEGIPIEVYCFTNKTAWVDYERIQGDIFDHILAVLPEIGLRLFQSPTGRDLSLGLSLAAESHRPSLSGSAKDPL comes from the coding sequence ATGGAGCAAGACAGTACCTTTGCCGATTTGTTGGGATGGCAATGGATCGAAGCGTATTTACCGCAGGATCGCTGGGTACAGATATTGGCCGGTTTGGCGATGCTGACTGTGCTGGTCTGGGTTGTCAGTTGGTTGACCAGTTCCGTTCTCTCGCGCCTGGTACGGCGTTTGCTGAAAGTGGCGGGCAAAGATGACTGGGCACGAGCCTTGGTGAAAAAACGCTTTGTGCGCAATGTGGGCTATGCCGTGCCTTTGTTGGTGGTCAGCTCAAATCTGACCCTGTTGCCCTTGGCCAAGACTTTGCTGGAGGTGGTCGAACGGGTGGCCTTACTGGGCTTTCTGGTCTTTCTCATCATGGCGATTGTCAGCCTCTTGGGAGCGTGGCAAGAGGTCTACGCCAACTCCAGCAAGGGGCGCACCAAGTCCATCAAGGGCTATGTGGAGGTGGCCAAGATAGCGGTGTGGGCGATTGGCATTATCGTCATGATCTCCATCATTCTGGATCAATCGCCTGTCTTGCTGCTCTCCGGTCTGGGCGCCTTGTCGGCCGTGCTGTTGCTGGTCTTTAAAGACACCTTGCTGTCGCTGGTGGCCAGCACGCAAATGAGCACCAATGACATGTTGCGCATCGGCGACTGGATCGAGATGAAGCAGGCCGGGGCAGACGGTTTTGTTATTGATATCGCTCTACATACGGTCAAAGTTCAGAACTGGGACAAGACCGTCACGACTATCCCCACCTACAAGCTGTTTTCCGAGAGCTATCGCAACTGGCGTCAGATGTTCGAGTCGGGGGGGCGACGCATCAAACGTACCTTGAGCATTGATGCTTCTAGCGTTCGTTTTCTGACTCCGGCCGAAGTTGATAGCTTGTCGCGTTTTGCGTTGCTGCGTGATTATTTGGCTGAGAAAAAAGAAGATTTGGAGCGCTCCAATCAGGAGCTGAGCCGTGCGGGTATGGATGCGGTCAACTATCGCCGTCTGACCAATCTGGGCACCTTCCGTGCCTATTGCACGGCCTATATCAAACGCCACGCTGAAATTCACCAGGACATGATCCAGATGGTGCGCATGATGGACCCTACGACAGAGGGTATCCCGATCGAGGTGTATTGCTTTACTAATAAAACCGCCTGGGTGGACTATGAGCGCATCCAGGGTGACATTTTTGACCATATTCTGGCGGTGCTGCCTGAGATTGGCTTGCGTCTGTTCCAGTCGCCCACCGGTCGGGATTTGAGCCTTGGCTTGAGTCTGGCAGCCGAAAGCCACCGCCCGTCTTTGTCGGGCAGTGCGAAAGATCCTCTTTAA
- a CDS encoding pseudouridine synthase: MEKERISKLMAQRGMCSRREADAFIERGWVRVDGQIVSELGSKAYPNQKITLEKQARQRQTQRATILLHKPVGYVSGQAEAGYRNAVSLIGAATQYKGGRGGQRFDPAHLRGLAPAGRLDIDSTGLLILTQDGRIARQIIGEDSVIDKEYLVRVTGKLSERGLELLNFGLSLDGKPLLPAQVSWQNDDQLRFILREGKKRQIRRMCELVGLKVVGLKRVRIGELVLGDLPMGQWRYMKESERLA, encoded by the coding sequence ATGGAAAAAGAACGTATCTCAAAATTAATGGCCCAGCGCGGCATGTGTTCACGCCGTGAGGCGGATGCCTTCATCGAACGCGGCTGGGTTCGTGTGGACGGTCAAATCGTCTCTGAATTGGGGAGTAAAGCCTACCCCAATCAGAAAATCACACTGGAAAAACAGGCGCGTCAGCGCCAGACCCAACGTGCCACCATCCTGTTGCACAAACCCGTGGGCTATGTGTCGGGGCAAGCTGAAGCCGGTTATCGCAATGCGGTTTCCCTGATCGGTGCGGCCACGCAGTACAAGGGTGGCCGCGGTGGCCAACGCTTTGACCCAGCACATTTGCGCGGTCTGGCCCCGGCTGGTCGTCTGGATATTGACTCCACCGGCTTGCTGATCCTGACTCAGGATGGTCGTATTGCGCGGCAGATTATTGGCGAAGACTCGGTCATCGACAAGGAATATCTGGTGCGTGTGACCGGCAAGCTGAGCGAGCGCGGCCTGGAACTGCTGAACTTTGGTTTGAGCCTGGATGGCAAGCCTTTGCTGCCTGCCCAAGTGTCCTGGCAGAACGATGACCAGCTGCGTTTCATTTTGCGCGAAGGCAAGAAACGCCAGATTCGCCGCATGTGCGAGCTGGTCGGTCTGAAGGTTGTGGGTTTGAAGCGTGTGCGTATTGGCGAACTGGTACTGGGCGACCTGCCTATGGGCCAGTGGCGCTACATGAAAGAGTCCGAGCGCCTGGCCTAA
- the argH gene encoding argininosuccinate lyase has protein sequence MSTNTPPSSQDQFANKAMAWSARFSEPVSDLVKRYTASVDFDKRMARFDIQGSLAHASMLAAVGVITEQDKADIERGMSQILDEIAQGQFQWLLDLEDVHLNIEKRLVELIGDAGKRLHTGRSRNDQVATDIRLWLRNEIDIALDLLAQMQRKLAELALAQADTILPGFTHLQVAQPVTFGHHLLAYAEMFQRDAERLQDCRKRVNRLPLGAAALAGTSYPIDREMVAKLLNFDDVCRNSLDAVSDRDFAIEFCAAAALIMTHISRFSEELVLWMSPRVGFIDLADRFCTGSSIMPQKKNPDVPELARGKTGRVNGHLIALLTLMKGQPLAYNKDNQEDKEGLFDSADTIRDTLTIFVDLISGIKVKPEAMRAAALQGFATATDLADYLVKKGLPFRDAHETVALAVRECEQLGCDLADLNLEQLQKFDSRIESDIFGVLTLEGSVASRKHIGGTAPERVRIEAQRILDRIPG, from the coding sequence ATGTCAACAAACACCCCCCCCTCTTCCCAAGACCAGTTCGCCAATAAGGCCATGGCCTGGTCGGCTCGTTTTTCCGAGCCCGTCTCTGACCTCGTCAAACGCTACACAGCGTCGGTGGACTTTGACAAGCGCATGGCCCGCTTTGATATTCAGGGTTCCTTGGCCCACGCCAGCATGCTGGCTGCCGTCGGTGTGATCACCGAGCAGGACAAGGCCGACATTGAGCGCGGCATGAGCCAGATTCTGGACGAAATCGCCCAAGGCCAGTTCCAGTGGTTGCTGGACCTGGAAGACGTACACCTAAACATTGAAAAACGTCTGGTCGAGCTGATTGGCGATGCGGGCAAGCGCCTGCACACTGGCCGTTCGCGCAATGACCAGGTCGCCACCGATATCCGCCTGTGGCTGCGCAATGAAATCGACATTGCCCTGGACCTGCTGGCCCAGATGCAGCGCAAGCTGGCTGAATTGGCGCTGGCTCAGGCAGACACTATTTTGCCTGGCTTTACTCACCTGCAAGTGGCACAGCCCGTTACTTTTGGCCACCATTTGCTGGCTTACGCTGAAATGTTCCAGCGCGACGCCGAGCGTCTGCAAGACTGCCGCAAACGCGTGAACCGCCTGCCTTTGGGCGCTGCCGCTCTGGCCGGTACCAGCTACCCCATCGACCGCGAAATGGTTGCCAAGCTGCTGAACTTTGACGATGTGTGCCGCAACTCGCTGGATGCCGTGTCGGATCGCGACTTCGCCATCGAATTCTGCGCCGCTGCCGCCCTGATCATGACGCACATCTCCCGCTTCTCCGAGGAGCTGGTGCTGTGGATGAGCCCCCGCGTGGGCTTTATTGATCTGGCTGACCGCTTTTGCACCGGCAGTTCCATCATGCCGCAAAAGAAAAACCCCGACGTTCCCGAACTAGCCCGTGGCAAGACCGGTCGCGTCAATGGTCACCTAATTGCCCTGCTGACTTTGATGAAAGGCCAACCCCTGGCCTACAACAAGGACAACCAGGAAGACAAGGAAGGTCTGTTTGATTCGGCTGATACCATTCGCGACACCCTGACCATTTTTGTCGACCTGATCTCCGGCATCAAGGTCAAGCCTGAAGCCATGCGTGCTGCTGCCTTGCAAGGCTTTGCTACCGCTACTGATCTGGCTGATTACCTGGTCAAGAAAGGCCTGCCTTTCCGTGATGCCCACGAAACTGTGGCCTTGGCCGTGCGCGAGTGCGAGCAACTGGGTTGCGATCTGGCTGATCTGAACCTGGAGCAACTGCAGAAATTCGATAGCCGTATTGAATCGGATATTTTTGGCGTGTTGACCTTGGAAGGCTCGGTTGCTTCGCGCAAACACATCGGCGGCACCGCCCCCGAGCGTGTGCGTATCGAGGCACAGCGTATTCTGGATCGTATTCCAGGCTGA
- a CDS encoding 23S rRNA (adenine(2030)-N(6))-methyltransferase RlmJ, with the protein MFSYRHAFHAGNHADVLKHATLLHIFNYYAQKDSAFSIIDTHCGAGIYDLEHDWAQTKGEFYDGLDRVLQQDDYPELVEHYIDAIADLNPDGTARYYPGSPWLALERLRPQDSFHGFELHPSEFEVLSDNVAQLFPQGNRRVRLYPDNGFEQLGRLLPPPSRRAIVVMDPSYEAKSDYQQVLNSVKNALKRFAQACIVVWYPIVQRPEVQALQRKLEQLDTPWLHVSLSVRAPAKNGLGLHGSGLFISNPPWTLLKALEQSMPWLTKTLAQDDKASFQLRHSGL; encoded by the coding sequence TTGTTCAGTTACCGTCACGCCTTTCATGCTGGCAATCACGCGGACGTGCTCAAGCACGCCACCTTGCTGCATATCTTTAATTACTACGCTCAAAAAGACAGTGCTTTCAGCATCATCGATACTCACTGCGGTGCCGGTATCTATGATCTGGAACACGATTGGGCGCAAACCAAGGGCGAGTTCTACGACGGCCTGGACCGGGTCTTGCAGCAAGACGACTACCCGGAGCTGGTGGAACACTATATTGATGCCATTGCCGACCTGAACCCGGACGGCACCGCGCGCTACTACCCCGGTTCCCCCTGGTTGGCACTGGAGCGCTTGCGCCCCCAAGACAGCTTTCATGGCTTTGAGCTACATCCGTCCGAATTTGAAGTCTTGAGCGACAACGTGGCGCAATTGTTCCCTCAAGGCAATCGTCGAGTACGTCTGTATCCAGACAATGGGTTTGAACAGTTGGGGCGCCTGCTACCGCCGCCATCGCGACGCGCCATCGTGGTGATGGACCCCTCTTACGAGGCCAAATCCGACTATCAACAGGTCTTGAACAGCGTCAAAAATGCCCTCAAGCGATTTGCTCAAGCCTGTATTGTCGTGTGGTATCCCATTGTGCAGCGGCCCGAAGTGCAGGCCTTGCAACGCAAGCTGGAGCAACTGGATACGCCCTGGCTGCATGTCAGCCTGTCTGTTCGTGCTCCGGCCAAAAATGGGTTGGGTTTGCATGGCAGCGGCCTGTTCATCAGCAATCCTCCCTGGACGCTGCTCAAGGCTCTGGAACAAAGCATGCCGTGGTTAACAAAAACGCTGGCCCAGGATGACAAGGCCAGCTTTCAACTTCGTCATTCGGGGTTGTAA
- a CDS encoding aldo/keto reductase, with translation MRYEKLGSAPRVSCVGQGSWYVEQADWSQSMTAFQAGLDAGMNHIDTAEMYGDGQAETLIGQALQGRRHEAFLVSKVLPFNASRQGVIRACEASLKRLGTDYLDLYLLHWPGQVPLEETCAAFDRLVQQGKIRQWGVSNFDVPDLEELYDIVGPGEIACNQVLYHLNERAIEHAVMPWCQEHKISVVAYSPFGHDDFPEPDSEGGALLAEIASHYQATARQVALAFLLRDPNVFVIPKASRAVHAQQNAAAADLVLQPEHIQALDAQFPRGPRPAYLPMI, from the coding sequence ATGCGATATGAAAAACTAGGTTCAGCACCGCGTGTTTCGTGTGTGGGCCAAGGCAGTTGGTATGTCGAGCAGGCCGATTGGTCGCAAAGCATGACGGCTTTTCAGGCCGGGCTGGACGCGGGCATGAACCATATCGACACCGCCGAGATGTATGGCGACGGGCAGGCAGAGACCTTGATCGGTCAGGCTCTGCAAGGTCGTCGTCACGAGGCTTTTCTGGTGTCCAAGGTCTTGCCCTTTAACGCCAGCCGTCAGGGCGTGATCCGTGCTTGCGAGGCCAGCCTGAAGCGTTTGGGTACGGACTATCTGGACCTGTATTTATTGCACTGGCCCGGCCAGGTTCCTTTGGAGGAAACCTGCGCGGCCTTTGACCGGCTCGTTCAGCAAGGCAAGATCAGGCAGTGGGGCGTCAGCAATTTTGACGTGCCAGATCTGGAAGAGCTGTATGACATCGTGGGGCCGGGCGAGATTGCTTGCAATCAGGTTCTGTATCACCTGAATGAGCGCGCCATTGAACACGCAGTCATGCCCTGGTGTCAGGAGCATAAGATCAGCGTGGTGGCGTACAGCCCCTTCGGTCACGACGATTTCCCGGAGCCGGATTCTGAAGGCGGGGCCTTGTTGGCCGAGATTGCCAGCCACTATCAGGCCACCGCGCGGCAAGTGGCTTTGGCCTTTTTGCTGCGTGACCCCAATGTGTTTGTGATTCCCAAGGCATCGCGCGCGGTTCATGCCCAGCAAAATGCAGCCGCTGCAGATTTGGTGTTGCAGCCCGAGCACATTCAAGCATTGGATGCTCAGTTTCCACGCGGCCCCAGGCCCGCTTATTTACCAATGATTTGA
- a CDS encoding SurA N-terminal domain-containing protein, translated as MFEIIRKNQRVMQLVLLVLILPSFVLIGVSGYSSYVSGDSDIVKVGDSAITSQEFDRARRMQLDDMQRNNPSGFDLAQADSLESRRALLESLIDQRVQIEVATADRFNVSDIALRDYIATMPEFQENGVFSPALYSQVLASAGIDTRDFEQSQRGQLALQRVLGPVAASTSMLPSVMNKLEIALTEERGVRTRSFLTRDFEPEVQISDADLQAWYDANKQSLELPQQVKVEYLLLNEAAAFKDLPTPTDEQLKQYYEQNKTRYVQPGRVNISHILVNVPAGASDSEREAAQTKARELAEKAQANKDDFADLARANSQDEGSAREGGELGWISKGSWPSVLENAVFALKKGDVSGVIEGPNGFHIFKSNEVQPEQGESFEQARSKVQEEVRKQLASERFADMASKLTNLVYDNEDSLEAAANALGLTLKQAEGISRQGLIPASQVEGDLAAANGPDAAVLDDSRVRQALFNAEALASRKNAGVVEVSPDTLIALRVIDVTDAHVPALDKVRTIAEENLRREKAAALAVQAGEDYLKQLQAGSEPENFSAQFAVSRAEFPEMDEALLNKVLANPVDKLPAYVGDRQPQGYTVVQILSHQPGKAGNPGLNMLTAQLTQAMARTETQAVLQAMRVQEKVQILPEAEKELTSSGEDE; from the coding sequence ATGTTCGAGATTATCCGTAAGAACCAACGCGTCATGCAGCTGGTCCTGTTAGTGCTGATTTTGCCATCTTTTGTATTGATTGGTGTCAGCGGCTACTCCAGCTACGTTTCTGGCGATAGCGATATTGTCAAAGTTGGCGATAGCGCCATTACATCCCAGGAATTTGATCGTGCGCGCCGCATGCAGCTGGATGATATGCAGCGCAACAATCCTTCCGGTTTTGATCTGGCCCAGGCCGACAGCCTGGAGAGCCGTCGTGCATTGCTGGAGTCCTTGATTGATCAACGTGTACAAATCGAAGTGGCCACTGCTGATCGCTTTAACGTGTCCGACATTGCGTTGCGCGACTATATCGCTACCATGCCGGAGTTTCAGGAAAACGGCGTCTTTTCACCTGCCCTTTACAGCCAGGTTTTGGCCTCGGCCGGCATCGATACCCGTGATTTCGAGCAAAGTCAGCGTGGTCAGTTGGCCCTGCAACGTGTGCTTGGCCCGGTCGCTGCCAGCACTTCGATGCTGCCTAGCGTCATGAACAAACTGGAAATCGCCCTGACCGAAGAGCGCGGTGTGCGCACTCGCAGTTTCTTGACTCGTGATTTTGAACCCGAGGTGCAGATCAGCGATGCAGACCTGCAGGCTTGGTACGATGCCAACAAGCAATCGCTGGAATTGCCACAGCAAGTCAAGGTGGAATACCTGTTGCTGAATGAGGCCGCAGCCTTCAAGGATCTGCCTACGCCCACAGACGAACAGCTCAAGCAGTATTACGAGCAGAACAAGACACGTTATGTGCAGCCTGGCCGCGTAAATATCAGCCATATTTTGGTGAACGTACCGGCGGGCGCTTCCGACAGCGAACGCGAAGCGGCCCAGACCAAGGCTCGTGAGCTGGCTGAAAAAGCGCAAGCCAATAAAGACGATTTTGCCGATCTGGCGCGTGCCAATTCCCAAGATGAAGGTAGTGCCCGCGAAGGTGGCGAGCTAGGTTGGATTAGCAAAGGTTCCTGGCCCAGCGTGTTGGAAAATGCGGTATTTGCTCTGAAAAAGGGTGATGTGTCCGGCGTGATCGAAGGCCCCAACGGTTTCCATATTTTCAAAAGCAATGAGGTTCAGCCCGAGCAAGGCGAGTCTTTCGAGCAGGCCCGCAGCAAGGTTCAGGAAGAAGTGCGCAAGCAACTGGCCTCTGAGCGCTTTGCCGATATGGCCAGCAAGCTGACCAACCTGGTCTACGACAATGAGGACAGTCTGGAAGCGGCGGCCAATGCCTTGGGTTTGACTTTGAAGCAAGCTGAAGGTATCAGCCGTCAAGGTTTGATTCCTGCTTCGCAAGTAGAGGGTGATCTGGCTGCCGCCAATGGCCCCGATGCGGCCGTGCTGGATGATAGCCGTGTGCGTCAGGCGCTGTTCAATGCCGAGGCTTTGGCTTCGCGCAAGAATGCGGGCGTTGTCGAAGTGTCCCCTGACACCTTGATTGCCTTGCGGGTGATCGACGTAACCGACGCTCATGTGCCTGCGCTGGATAAAGTACGTACGATTGCTGAGGAAAACCTGCGCCGTGAAAAGGCGGCTGCCCTGGCGGTACAAGCGGGTGAAGACTACTTGAAACAGTTGCAAGCCGGTAGCGAACCAGAAAATTTCTCTGCCCAGTTTGCTGTGAGCCGTGCTGAATTCCCGGAAATGGATGAAGCCTTGCTGAACAAGGTTCTGGCCAATCCCGTGGACAAGTTGCCTGCGTATGTGGGTGATCGTCAGCCCCAGGGCTACACCGTCGTGCAGATTCTGAGTCACCAACCCGG
- a CDS encoding P-II family nitrogen regulator translates to MKQITAIIKPFKLDEVREALAELDVNGLTVTEVKGFGRQKGHTELYRGAEYVVDFLPKIRVDIVVAADRCDSIIEAIIKAAHTGKIGDGKIFVTPVEQAIRIRTSESGRDAL, encoded by the coding sequence ATGAAACAAATTACGGCCATCATCAAACCCTTCAAGCTCGATGAAGTTCGCGAAGCCCTGGCAGAGCTGGACGTTAACGGCTTGACCGTAACTGAAGTGAAAGGCTTTGGTCGCCAAAAAGGTCATACCGAGCTCTATCGCGGTGCCGAGTATGTGGTGGATTTTCTGCCCAAGATCCGTGTGGACATCGTGGTGGCAGCCGATCGCTGTGATTCGATTATCGAAGCCATTATTAAAGCCGCCCACACTGGCAAGATCGGTGATGGCAAGATATTTGTGACACCGGTTGAGCAGGCTATCCGCATTCGAACCTCGGAGAGCGGTCGCGACGCACTGTAA
- a CDS encoding chorismate--pyruvate lyase family protein — protein MKFSSSIKKPWHERIHPSATPAQKYWLHRPGALTTGLRRLGNVHLEVVSEYTCRLSPQEAALIQKPLGTLAWIREVSMSVDGIRCVIARSFTPLPASHSVWQGMRRLRSRPLADMLYNDAQIQRSAFLSCRLNRGMSVFRTIERALASSDEPVPPAQQILSRCSVFWRHGQPLLVAESFMPAFWARGATLA, from the coding sequence ATGAAATTTTCCTCCAGCATAAAAAAACCCTGGCACGAGCGAATTCATCCCTCTGCCACCCCTGCCCAAAAGTACTGGCTACACCGTCCCGGCGCACTGACCACCGGTTTACGCCGCTTGGGCAACGTCCATCTGGAAGTCGTCAGCGAATACACGTGCCGCTTGAGTCCTCAAGAAGCCGCTTTGATTCAAAAGCCACTGGGCACGCTGGCCTGGATACGAGAAGTATCCATGTCCGTGGACGGAATCCGTTGTGTGATTGCCCGCAGTTTCACTCCCCTGCCCGCCTCGCACAGCGTCTGGCAGGGTATGCGCCGGCTACGCAGCCGACCGCTGGCCGACATGCTTTATAACGATGCCCAGATACAACGCTCGGCTTTTTTAAGCTGTCGATTGAATCGGGGCATGAGCGTTTTCCGCACAATTGAGCGCGCCCTTGCCAGTAGTGACGAACCAGTTCCGCCGGCTCAGCAGATTCTGTCTCGCTGCTCCGTCTTCTGGCGGCACGGTCAACCCCTCCTGGTGGCCGAATCCTTTATGCCAGCCTTCTGGGCACGTGGTGCTACACTGGCTTAG
- the ugpQ gene encoding glycerophosphodiester phosphodiesterase: MPSLNHHWPYPALIAHRGAGKIAPENTLAAIRVGTQNGFRMMEYDVKLSRDAVPVLLHDDQLDRTSNGQGIASRLTLAELSALDFGAWHSSAYAGEPIPTLSSIAAFTLANQVHSNIEIKPTTGDEAETGRRVALAAQALWAQASLPPLLSSFSEAALEAAQQAAPTLPRALLIEEDVPADWPERLERLGCMGLNLNDRFVSQALVQAIRQKGYTVAVWTVNEAERVRELLDWGCNGIFTDKVTTIRPDTL; the protein is encoded by the coding sequence ATGCCTTCACTGAACCATCACTGGCCCTACCCCGCTTTGATCGCCCACCGTGGCGCCGGCAAGATTGCCCCGGAAAACACCCTGGCTGCCATTCGGGTCGGTACCCAGAATGGTTTTCGCATGATGGAGTACGACGTCAAACTGAGCCGCGATGCGGTTCCCGTACTACTGCACGATGACCAGTTGGACCGCACCTCCAATGGTCAGGGTATTGCCTCCCGGCTGACACTGGCCGAACTGTCAGCCCTGGACTTTGGGGCCTGGCATTCCTCGGCCTACGCCGGAGAGCCCATACCCACATTAAGTTCGATAGCCGCCTTTACCCTAGCCAATCAGGTGCACAGCAATATCGAAATCAAGCCCACCACTGGGGACGAGGCGGAAACGGGTCGACGGGTTGCCCTGGCTGCGCAGGCTCTGTGGGCACAGGCCAGCTTGCCGCCTTTGCTGTCCTCTTTTTCCGAAGCGGCTTTGGAAGCGGCCCAGCAAGCCGCCCCCACCCTGCCCCGCGCCCTGCTGATTGAAGAAGACGTTCCGGCAGACTGGCCTGAACGCCTGGAACGCCTAGGCTGCATGGGTCTGAATTTGAATGATCGTTTTGTCAGCCAGGCCTTGGTTCAGGCGATTCGGCAAAAAGGCTATACCGTAGCCGTATGGACCGTCAACGAGGCTGAACGGGTACGCGAACTGCTGGATTGGGGATGCAATGGCATCTTCACTGATAAAGTCACTACCATTCGCCCCGATACGCTTTAA